In a single window of the Heliangelus exortis chromosome 1, bHelExo1.hap1, whole genome shotgun sequence genome:
- the LOC139796885 gene encoding lysozyme g-like translates to MHKVLRRSLFPVIPAASGKCTRSGAPQLQQIKSPLVSRKCSEEGRHPAANMSGCYGNILNVDTTGASEATARPEGLSYAGVPASEKIAEKDLENMKKFKTKIIQAGHKKCVDPAVIAGIISRESHAGAVLENGWGDHGNAFGLMQVDKRYHKIVGAWDSEEHLEQGTGILCEMIKEIQKKFPTWTKEQQLKGGISAYNAGPRNVQSYDRMDIGTTHNDYANDVVARAKFYKRHGY, encoded by the exons ATGCACAAAGTTCTCAGGCGTTCCCTGTTTCCCGTAATACCAGCAGCTTCTGGGAAGTGCACCCGGTCAGGTGCTCCACAACTCCAGCAGATAAAAAGCCCGCTTGTCTCCAGGAAGTGCAGTGAGGAGGGTAGACATCCTGCAGCAAACATGTCAG GCTGTTATGGGAATATACTGAATGTTGACACAACTGGAGCTTCGGAGGCAACTGCAAGACCAGAAGGTCTGAGCTATGCAG GAGTTCCAGCCTCAGAGAAGATTGCAGAAAAAGATTTGGAGAACATGAAGAAATTCAAAACCAAGATCATACAAGCTGGACACAAGAAGTGTGTTGATCCAGCTGTGATTGCTGGTATTATCTCTCGAGAGTCACATGCTggagcagtattggagaatggctggGGTGACCATGGAAATGCATTTGGTTTAATGCAG GTTGACAAACGATACCATAAAATTGTTGGGGCATGGGACAGTGAAGAGCACCTAGAGCAAGGTACAGGGATTTTATGTGAGATGATAAAGGAAATCCAGAAGAAATTCCCAACATGGACAAAGGAACAACAACTCAAAG GTGGGATTTCAGCCTATAATGCAGGACCTAGAAACGTCCAGAGCTATGACAGAATGGATATTGGCACAACCCACAATGACTACGCCAATGATGTAGTTGCAAGAGCCAAGTTTTATAAGAGACATGGATACTGA
- the LOC139797232 gene encoding lysozyme g-like, whose product MRATAMIPTLLLLGLMALVAPSMSYSCYGDISTLQAPTISCKAIRAPDCGLATIRRTAEVDIIRLRKYEVPIKRVATNLCLDPALIAAIISQESRVGLLLNNGWDQDRRKFGLMQLGRQQHPFGVWDSEEHINQCSTILVLAINEVRARHPTWTWDRQLRGGICTYRAKMGNRIAYVDDPCGRDSYYADSVISRAQYFKSHGF is encoded by the exons ATGAGAGCCACCGCCATGATCCCCACACTGCTCTTGCTGGGCCTCATGGCCCTTGTTG CTCCATCCATGAGTTACAGTTGCTATGGTGATATAAGTACTCTTCAAGCCCCCACAATCTCCTGTAAAGCTATAAGAGCCCCGGACTGTG GACTTGCCACGATACGGAGGACTGCTGAGGTAGACATCATACGCCTGAGGAAATATGAGGTCCCAATTAAGAGAGTAGCCACAAACCTGTGCTTGGACCCTGCACTCATTGCTGCCATCATCTCTCAGGAGAGCCGAGTGGGTCTGCTCCTGAACAACGGCTGGGACCAGGATCGGCGCAAGTTTGGCCTGATGCAG CTTGGCCGGCAGCAACACCCTTTTGGAGTGTGGGACAGTGAAGAACACATAAATCAGTGCTCAACTATCCTGGTTCTTGCAATTAATGAAGTACGGGCAAGACATCCCACCTGGACCTGGGACAGGCAGCTGAGAG GGGGAATCTGTACCTACCGTGCTAAAATGGGGAACCGCATTGCCTACGTGGACGACCCGTGTGGCAGAGACAGCTACTACGCCGACAGCGTCATCAGCAGAGCCCAATACTTCAAGAGTCACGGGTTCTAG